A window of the Miscanthus floridulus cultivar M001 chromosome 14, ASM1932011v1, whole genome shotgun sequence genome harbors these coding sequences:
- the LOC136503901 gene encoding BTB/POZ and MATH domain-containing protein 1-like: protein MDLTLTSTHLSYVARSTHLLNISSYILLPCTDSKVDQSKVELQLVFLGEAGANKVTAALSCRMVDPSGRFEPSEEKTSETTSFQHPSDSSQPLVVVSIFEAIDLPYFDSGSYSLTVECTVTVFRDLKAIPLPSSSSQHQHLGELLASKAWSDVTFTVSGESFPAHKNVLAVRSPVFMAEFFGEMQEKSSGRVEIQKMEAPVFGAMLRFIYTQTRCRSLTGSRRRQRRRRRRPWRSICLLLRTGSPLLWMPALSQQRVTDLDANTSTHTKNHYRKQ, encoded by the exons ATGGATCTCACTCTCACCAGCACTCACCTCTCCTATGTCGCGCGCTCCACACACCTGCTCAACATCTCCAGCTACATCCTCCTCCCATGCACCGACAGCAAGGTCGACCAAAGCAAG GTTGAACTCCAGCTCGTCTTCCTCGGCGAGGCTGGCGCAAACAAAGTGACAGCGGCTCTGAGCTGCCGGATGGTAGATCCAAGCGGGAGATTTGAGCCATCAGAAGAGAAGACTAGCGAGACCACATCATTTCAGCATCCCTCGGACTCATCTCAGCCCCTTGTGGTCGTGAGCATATTCGAAGCAATCGACTTGCCTTACTTCGACAGTGGTAGTTATTCTCTGACCGTGGAATGCACCGTCACCGTATTCAGAGATCTAAAAGCAATCCCCCTGCCATCCTCCTCCAGCCAGCACCAACACCTCGGCGAACTCCTAGCGAGCAAGGCCTGGTCGGACGTCACGTTCACCGTCTCTGGCGAGTCGTTTCCCGCGCACAAGAACGTGCTAGCCGTGAGGTCCCCGGTCTTCATGGCCGAGTTCTTCGGGGAAATGCAGGAGAAGAGCTCGGGACGCGTGGAGATCCAGAAAATGGAGGCCCCGGTGTTCGGGGCCATGCTTCGCTTTATCTATACACAGACGCGGTGCCGGAGCTTGACGGGAAGCaggaggcggcagcggcggcgacgacgacgaccttGGCGCAGCATCTGCTTGTTGCTGCGGACAG GCTCGCCTTTGCTGTGGATGCCAGCACTGTCGCAGCAACGTGTCACCGACCTAGATGCTAATACATCCACCCACACGAAGaaccactaccggaaacagtga